A region of the Thermodesulfobacteriota bacterium genome:
AACGGTGACCGGCCTCTACTTCTGGGTGCGCGACGTCCTCTCCCGCCGTGCCGTGGGGTGGGCGGCCCAGGTGCTCTTCCTCCCCCTCACCCTTCCCGCCTGGGGGTACGGAAAAGCCCAGGCGCTTCGCCGCTGGGCCTATCGCCGGCGCATCCTGCGGGCCGAGCACCCGGGCGTGCCCGTGATCTCGGTGGGCAACATCGCCGCGGGGGGCACGGGCAAGACCCCCTGCGTGGAGACCATCTGCCGGGTGCTCCTCGAGGCGGGGCTTCGGCCCGCGGTGCTCTCCCGGGGCTACAAGGGCAGCCTCCGCGGCGGCACCGGGGTGGTCTCGGACCCGGACGGGGTGCTCCTCTCCCCCGAGGAGGCGGGCGACGAGCCCGTGCTGCTCGCCCGGCGGCTGCCCGGGGTGCCCGTCCTCGTGGGGCGCGACCGGCGGGCCACCGCCCGCCTGGCGGCCGAGCGCTTCGGCGTGGAAGTCGTGGTGCTCGACGACGGCTTCCAGCACCTGGGCCTGGCGCGGGACCTGGACGTCGTTCTCCTGGACGCCCGCCGCCCCTTCGGCAACGGCCACTGCTTCCCCCGGGGCCTCCTGCGGGAAGCCCCCGGGGCCCTGGCGGAGGCGGACCTGGTGCTTCTCACCCGCACCCGCCGGGCCGACTCCCAGGGCGTCGACGACGTGCGCGCCGCGGTGCGGCGCCACAACCTCACCGCCCCGGTGCTGCCCACCGCCCACACCCCCCGGCAGGTGGTGGACGTGGCCACGGGGGAGGCGGGGCCCCTGGAGAGGCTCCGGGGCCTCAAGGTTCTGGCCTTCGCCGGCATCGGCACCCCCGAGGCCTTCTTTCGAGAGCTCGGGGATCTGGGCGCCAAGGTGCTCCAGTCCGTCCCCTTCCCCGACCACCACCGCTACACCCCCGCCGACCTGGAGCAGGTGCTCACCTGGGCCCGGCTCATGAACGCCCAAGCCCTGGTCACCACCGAAAAAGACGGCGTCCGCCTCCTGGCCCACCTCCCGCTCCCCCTGCCGGTGCTCGCCACCCGCATCGAGATGGCGGTGCTCGACCGCCCGGAGGC
Encoded here:
- the lpxK gene encoding tetraacyldisaccharide 4'-kinase — translated: MTGLYFWVRDVLSRRAVGWAAQVLFLPLTLPAWGYGKAQALRRWAYRRRILRAEHPGVPVISVGNIAAGGTGKTPCVETICRVLLEAGLRPAVLSRGYKGSLRGGTGVVSDPDGVLLSPEEAGDEPVLLARRLPGVPVLVGRDRRATARLAAERFGVEVVVLDDGFQHLGLARDLDVVLLDARRPFGNGHCFPRGLLREAPGALAEADLVLLTRTRRADSQGVDDVRAAVRRHNLTAPVLPTAHTPRQVVDVATGEAGPLERLRGLKVLAFAGIGTPEAFFRELGDLGAKVLQSVPFPDHHRYTPADLEQVLTWARLMNAQALVTTEKDGVRLLAHLPLPLPVLATRIEMAVLDRPEA